The DNA region TCTCAGCTTCGCTGGGAATATAGATTTTTTTACTTTCTTTACTTTCGACTGGCTTTAGTTCTATATCCAGCTCACGTTGAATAATCTGCTTTTGAGCTGATGATAAAGGGCTATGGGATTGCATTATGGCATGGAGCTTTTTGCCAGCTTCAAGTTTGGCTCTATCGAGATGTCTGAATGATCCTTTAGAAAATAGTTTACACTGCATTGCAGCGCAGTCGTCCTCTAAAACTCTTGAAATCATCGCAGTGCTTTCGCCTTTTGGATCAAACACCATTGGATCATTAATGAATTTGGAAAGATCACCGTAGCTGGCTGAGAGACCAGAGTTTTCAGCTTCGATGATAGCCTGCATTACGGACGCCTTAACCTTCTTTTCTTCTAACATGACCCGAGCTTTCTTCTTTTCAAGATACTGAGTAGCGGCTTCACAGCCCTCAGTGGTTTTTTGGTCTTTATAGAAGCCATATTGCTCACACAGGCTGCTGAACTCGCAACCTGCCCCCCTCAGTTTCTTAAGGTGTTTTGAAGACTCAAGTTTAATGTCAAGCAGTTTGCTGAGAAACTGCTCCCGGGTTAACTCCTGTCTGGAAAAAGAACCTTTGACGGCTCTGGTTTTTTCTGCAAGCCTGATCATTTCTTTGTTCATCTTTCCCAGTATTCCGGACAGCTCTAAAAACTGGTCAACCTTTTCTCCCTGTAATGTCATCGGTGGCAATGAATTGATGGCCGATGTATACATGGCGTCAGAACTGATTTTGGTCAACTCAGTAGCTTTTTCCAGCCACCGTTTTTTATAGGCAATTTTTGTCTGCTCAATGACGTTTTTGGTGCTTTGGTCTTTGGCTGAAAGACCGGCTTTATGCATTTCAAAAAAGTCAGTTGTTGGGGCATAGGTATTAAGTTTGCTTAACTGAGTGGTGGTTTGCGTTATTGGACAAGCGACTGACATTGAACTGGCTTCAGGAGTGTTTCCCCATCGCTCCTGAGCGTCTGTCAGGCTCTTTTTATAAGATGTGACTGCCATTTTCTCATTGACCAGATGTTCTAATTCAGAGGCTGCCATATTCATTGCGTAGAGCTGACCTTCCACAAGTGTAATACCCAGTTTTACCGGAGCATTATGTTGTTGAGATATTTGGCGCCTCATAACCGGAGGTGACCAATTGGAACTGGTAGCGGGTATGACTCTGTCACGATTCAGGGCTTCGGCGCTTTTCGCGCGCTTCATTTTTGGATCATCAGGCAGGTGTTTAGGCTTGATGCCATCAAGATTGATATCAACCGAAAGTCCTGCCGGTACAAACTGCCCGTGATCCCGTTTGAAATGAGACTGGACGAGAATGGTCGTTTGACCGTCGTAGGCCTTATTAACAGCCGGTTTTGAGTATTTCGTGAACTGTGCTTTATTTTCTACCCGGAATTCATCCCGGTTAATAGCGATGACTTCAACAGAGTAAGTCTGTGTTGACGACGATGGCGTAATGCCAAGCTTATCGGTAATAAATGTATAGACAGGGTTGAGAGTATCCTGTCTTACTACGTCCTTTAATATTGGCTCAGACCCGGGTATTGCTAACTGTAGTTTTTCAGTCAGCTCTTTTTCTTTTAGCGCAACTGGCTTTTCATACTCTGAGCTTTTCTTCTCAGATGTTTTCTGAACACTCTTGCGGTTTGGGTTGACTGAATGCATTGGTAAAATCCAGCTATCGCCGCTGCTTTGATCCTGCACTTCGACCTGCAGAGTAATATCGCTTCTTTCGAGGTCACCCTTCCACTTACTGTCATTACCTGTTTTTGAAATGCCTTTAAACTGGTCTGACACTTCGTCCAGTACGACCTCATTGGCCAGCCTTGACTGTTCCGACAAATTTAGCTTCTGCTCTCGCCGGTTTACAGAGAGTTTTAGTTCTATAGGTGTACCAAATGATTTTTTAACCGGGTTAAAAACATGGCAGGCATCGGTGACTGTTTTTCTGGCTTCAGGCTGTTTTTTGCCAAGATGTTGCTTTAATAGTTTGAGCTGCTCCTGCGGAGCTAGTCTCTCTAAACTTTGTTTACCAGGCTCGGCATAATCAGCGGATGCACTGATTCTGCATGCTTTAAGTGCCTTTGTCGTGTCCGGGTGGTTTGAAGAGTTTGCCCATTCGAGCAGTTCTTTCGTTCGATAGTTCGTTCGATAGTTCGTTCGACAGGGGCGTGAACTATCGCTTTGGGCTTGTACCCGCCCGGGCTGTCTTTCCGCTATATTTTTGCCTGAAACGGCAGCTTGTCCTGATGCTCCGGGTTGAACATAAGGTGTAGTGTTTCCTGTCTGTGTCACTGCGCTGCTTTGTGGTCCATCAGGATTTCCTGGTGGATTTTGGGTGGCGTATCCAGTAACGGAAGGAGCATGCAGACTAACCGGATCAGATTTCATTGTTTAAAATTCCTTTTTACTTATCCATGTTTAAGACGCTCCTTTGACCACTGAGCGTTCATTCAGTTCCAAATAAAGTAAGAAATAGGAAAATAAAGTGGCAGGCACTGCAAAAGCACTTTGGCCGCGCTGCAGCTGAATGCTTTGTCAGCCAGCTTACCCTCAGAGCCGGGGTGGAAAAACTGGAAAAAGAACTGGGTGCTGAGTTGTTTGAGCGTACATAAGATCGGTGACGTGTTTTCGCTCTTAAGGATAGATGCTATCAGTTTGAGTTTTTCTGATTGATTTCCATAGCCTTTCAGGTTGACTGAGTCCCTATGAAGGGGTTCCTTTATTGCCAGGCTCCATACTATTTATTCGGGTTACCAGGCTGTCAAGGTTACCGTTAGCAGAGCTGACGAGGTTTTCAAAAATCTTGGTAGATTCTTTCGGACTGAAGCCTTTCTGCTTCAGACTTTCCAGAGCCCAGGGTTTAAAATTCTGTTCAATATAAGCCGTTTGTGCGGCTTTGGCAGCGGTCAGTGCTTTTTCCATAGACGGGGTTAAAGGCGTATCACTGACAGCCTTTTTCACTTGCTCATGGTTGGCTTCAGGTTTTTTTAACAGTTCGTGAGTCCGTTTTGCGGCTTCCCTCGGTGAATAGCCTTTTCCTAAAAAGCTCTGTTCCGTCCATTGAGCCAACTCTTTGCGATTCTGGTCCTTAAAAGGAATTTTAGCGACTCCCTGTTCAATCATGAAACTACTGCGTTTTGTTGTTTTGCTGATGCTTTTAACGGTATCTTTTGCCCATTCAGGAGAGTAACCTTTTTCGATGAGAATGTTAGCCTGTTCTTCCATAAAGGCTTTGCTGGCTGTGAAGTCCCGAGATTTTTTATAAGCATGAGTAATTGATAACGAGCCGTCGCTTTTTATCTGAACATCAATCTTTTTAATTTTGTAGTCAGGAAGGCTCTTCTGTTTTTTTGGAGATTTTTTTGCCCCACCGATAAACAGCTTTTTCGGGCTGAAGGAAGACAGCTTTCTTCCCCACCTTGCTCCATGAGTAGTCCCATGAGTTGGCTGATTCTCAACGCCACTGTTATGAACTCCTGGCTGAACTCCACCTATTCCGTTGTTTGCGCCAGTTACCGACATATCTCACTCTATCCTGAAAATTAATCCCTTTGCAGGTTATCGACATCGCTTTGGATTTGTTTTACTTCGGGGCTACAGATTTATGAAATATTCTGACCGGTATGAGCCAGAAAATAAGGACATAAGGCTGACATGACGGGGAATATAGTTAATAATACTGATTAAATTTACAGTACTCTTATCACCATCGTCGGCTTACTTTTATTATGACTCTGACTGAACTGCGCTATATTGTTGCTCTTGCTCGGGAACAGCACTTTGGTCGTGCTGCAGCTGAATGCTTTGTCAGCCAGCCAACCCTCAGTGCCGGGGTGAAAAAACTGGAAAAAGAACTGGGCGTTGAGTTGTTTGAACGTACTCGCAACGCTGTTCGTGTCAGTGATATGGGGCAACGCATTATTCAGCAGGCAAGGAAAGTCCTTGAAGAAGCCGATGCTGTGAAAGAGCTGGCAAAAGAAGGTAAAGACCAGTTGAGTACACCGTTGCGGGTGGGTGCGATTTACACCATTGGCCCTTACCTGTTTCCGCATCTGGTACCCAAACTGGCAGAGCTGGCACCAGAAATGCCACTTTACATAGAAGAAAACTTTACTGCGGTTCTGCGTCGAAAATTACGACAGGGCGAACTGGATGCCATCATCATTGCCCTGCCCTTCACCGAACCGGACGTTTTAACACTACCCATCTATGATGAAGCCTTCAGGGTATTGATGCCAGGCCACCATCCGTGGGCTGAGCGTGATGCGATTAATAAAGATGAACTGTCCAGGGATGAAGTGTTGCTGCTGGGTGAAGGCCATTGTTTCCGGGACCAGATTCTGGAAGCCTGCCCGTTGCTTGGTGTGCATGAGGGTCATGACGGCTCCGGCGTTGAAGCCACTTCGCTGGAAACCATTCGTCACATGGTGGCATCAGGCATGGGCATCAGCATTCTGCCGGAATCGGCTCTGGGCAATAATTATTATGCACCGGATGTGCTGACTTCTAAGCCGTTCAGTGCTCCAGGGCCTGAAAGAACGGTCGCACTGGCATGGCGAGCCAGCTTCCCAAGACCCAAAGCCATTGATGTACTGGCAGCGGCATTAAAGCAATGTACCGATATCAACAGGATTGAAGATTAATGAGCAAGCCTCTGCATGAGATTCCGGTAACGGCACTCAAAGGTGTGGGGGCTGCTTTGGCTGAGAAACTGGCTAAAATCCATATCCGTAATCTACAGGACTTACTGTTCCATCTGCCATTGCGCTATCAGGATCGTACCCGCATAACGCCCATTGGTGCGCTCCAGCCGGATGGGGACTTTGTTGTGCAGGGCAAAGTGCTTGGTGCTGAAGTGATTATGGGGCGCAGGCGTAGCCTGCTATGCCGTGTCAGCGACGGTACGGGCAGTGTTGGTTTACGCTTTTATCATTTTTCTGCAGCTCAGAAAAACAACCTGAAAGCCGGAGCCGAAATCCGTTGTTTTGGCGAACCCCGACGGGGTGCCTCAGGTCTGGAGTTTTATCACCCGGAGTACCGGGTGATAAAGCCCGACAATCAGCTTGAGGTTGAAGAAACGCTGACACCGGTCTATCCCGCCACAGAAGGTTTAACTCAACAACGCATACGCAGCCTGTGTGATCTGGCACTGGATAAACTGAACAACCCTTCTGTACTACAGGACTGGTTACCAGAGTCTGTTCAACAACAGTATCAGCTGGGAACGCTTGTGGATGCTGTCCGGCTGTTGCACAGCCCTCCTCCGGATAATTCAATGGCTTTGCTTGGCGAAGGTCGTCATCCTGCCCAACGACGTCTTGCCTTTGAAGAACTGCTGGCACACAACCTCAGTATGCAGAAGCTGCGCACGTTGGTGCGTACTGTTAACAGCTACCCAATGCCGCCAAAGCAGGAACTGACACGCACCTTCCGTGAACAGTTGTCGTTTAACCTGACGGGCGCTCAGGAACGTGTGGTGGCTGAGATCAGTCAGGATATGATGCAGGCAGAGCCTATGCTCCGTCTGGTTCAGGGGGATGTGGGATCAGGTAAAACCGTTGTTGCTGCGCTGGCGGCCCTGCAGGTGGTAGAAAATGGCTATCAGGCGGCGATTATGGCACCCACTGAAATTCTGGCAGAACAGCATGAACGCAATTTTAAGAACTGGTTGAAACCACTGGGCGTGTCAGTGGCTTATTTATCCGGTAAAACCACGGGTAAAAAGCGTGAGAAGGTTCTGGAGGAAATTGCCAGCGGTGAGGCGTCAGTTGTCGTAGGCACCCACGCTCTGTTTCAGGATGATGTTGATTTTCACCGCCTGGGGTTGGCAATTATTGATGAGCAGCATCGCTTTGGTGTCCATCAGCGCATGGCGTTGCGGAACAAAGGCGAAAAGAACGGCGGGCAACCTCATCAACTGATTATGACCGCCACACCGATTCCCAGAACGCTGGCGATGAGTGCTTATGCTGACCTTGATTGCTCGGTGATTGATGAACTGCCTCCGGGACGCACGCCGATTAACACCGTGGTTATTGGCGACGAACGGCGTGAACAGGTCATGCAAAGGCTTCGTGCTGCCTGTCTGGAAGGTCGGCAGGCGTATTGGGTTTGTACGTTGATTGATGAATCGGAAACCTTGCAGTGTCAGGCTGCGGAGGTCACTGCGGAACAATTACGGGAAACCTTGCCAGAGTTGTCTATTGGCCTGGTTCATGGTCGTATGAAAGCCAATGACAAACAGACGGTG from Endozoicomonas sp. NE40 includes:
- the recG gene encoding ATP-dependent DNA helicase RecG; amino-acid sequence: MSKPLHEIPVTALKGVGAALAEKLAKIHIRNLQDLLFHLPLRYQDRTRITPIGALQPDGDFVVQGKVLGAEVIMGRRRSLLCRVSDGTGSVGLRFYHFSAAQKNNLKAGAEIRCFGEPRRGASGLEFYHPEYRVIKPDNQLEVEETLTPVYPATEGLTQQRIRSLCDLALDKLNNPSVLQDWLPESVQQQYQLGTLVDAVRLLHSPPPDNSMALLGEGRHPAQRRLAFEELLAHNLSMQKLRTLVRTVNSYPMPPKQELTRTFREQLSFNLTGAQERVVAEISQDMMQAEPMLRLVQGDVGSGKTVVAALAALQVVENGYQAAIMAPTEILAEQHERNFKNWLKPLGVSVAYLSGKTTGKKREKVLEEIASGEASVVVGTHALFQDDVDFHRLGLAIIDEQHRFGVHQRMALRNKGEKNGGQPHQLIMTATPIPRTLAMSAYADLDCSVIDELPPGRTPINTVVIGDERREQVMQRLRAACLEGRQAYWVCTLIDESETLQCQAAEVTAEQLRETLPELSIGLVHGRMKANDKQTVMDAFKAGHLHLLVATTVIEVGVDVPNASLMIIENPERLGLAQLHQLRGRVGRGSIASHCLLMYHAPLSQQSRERLQVMRDSSDGFMIAEKDLELRGPGEVLGTRQTGLAQLRVAELERDSDLLEDVRSAAQTLLQVAPENAEPLILRWLGHAEQYANV
- a CDS encoding hydrogen peroxide-inducible genes activator — encoded protein: MTLTELRYIVALAREQHFGRAAAECFVSQPTLSAGVKKLEKELGVELFERTRNAVRVSDMGQRIIQQARKVLEEADAVKELAKEGKDQLSTPLRVGAIYTIGPYLFPHLVPKLAELAPEMPLYIEENFTAVLRRKLRQGELDAIIIALPFTEPDVLTLPIYDEAFRVLMPGHHPWAERDAINKDELSRDEVLLLGEGHCFRDQILEACPLLGVHEGHDGSGVEATSLETIRHMVASGMGISILPESALGNNYYAPDVLTSKPFSAPGPERTVALAWRASFPRPKAIDVLAAALKQCTDINRIED
- a CDS encoding LysR family transcriptional regulator, producing the protein MQKHFGRAAAECFVSQLTLRAGVEKLEKELGAELFERT